The Seriola aureovittata isolate HTS-2021-v1 ecotype China chromosome 3, ASM2101889v1, whole genome shotgun sequence genome includes a region encoding these proteins:
- the hemgn gene encoding cyclin-dependent kinase inhibitor 1C isoform X1, translated as MEEALQQEKQESEYKNPNEDQGGIRRRLRDRDLLRKRKAEAEEKETNQWVFGMESQRKRSRTDEKSGAKKRGRPRKTDPTPEISVIQEEAAVAQEGPAVVVVPEPVGIISGQTSGSLTPLLVVGSETLESQPAPVLAAPTSLPVFGSAQSSLFGPVLTSLDPVNQTPALVSPSVPAPSPAVVVDTAPIPVQGSAPAPDAIPVPALSQVPVPAAAPAPPQVETLYKESQGREALDQVLIEDLGPDEEEDINPLQDQRADEDLSETPSVSVPEQNKMFSIPTLSSPPLPQEYLPGNQF; from the exons ATGGAGGAGGCTTTGCAACAAGAGAAACAAGAGTCGGAATATAAAAATCCCAATGAGGACCAag GTGGGATCCGTCGCCGACTGCGAGACAGGGATCTTCTCAGGAAGAGAAAGGCCgaagcagaggagaaggaaacTAACCAGTGGGTTTTTGG GATGGAGAGCCAGAGGAAAAGATCAAGGACCGATGAGAAGAGTGGCgcaaagaagagagggaggccCAGGAAGACTGATCCCACGCCGGAGATATCTGTCATTCAGGAAGAGGCAGCAGTTGCTCAGGAAGGTCCTGCAGTAGTGGTGGTGCCTGAACCTGTGGGGATCATCTCAGGTCAAACATCAGGCTCTCTGACCCCCTTACTTGTTGTGGGCAGCGAAACACTGGAGTCACAACCAGCACCTGTCCTTGCTGCCCCTACTTCTTTGCCCGTGTTTGGATCTGCCCAAAGCTCTTTGTTTGGTCCTGTTCTGACTTCTCTAGATCCAGTCAACCAGACTCCAGCTCTGGTTTCACCCTCAGTTCCTGCTCCATCTCCCGCTGTTGTTGTAGATACGGCTCCAATCCCCGTCCAAGgttcagctccagctccagatgCTATTCCGGTCCCAGCTCTGTCCCAAGTCCCCGTTCCAGCTGCAGCTCCGGCTCCTCCCCAGGTTGAGACCCTCTACAAGGAGTCACAAGGCAGGGAGGCCCTAGACCAGGTCCTGATTGAGGACTTGGGCCcagatgaggaggaagacatCAATCCATTGCAAGACCAAAGAGCCGATGAAG ATTTGAGTGAGACACCATCGGTCAGCGTACccgaacaaaacaaaatgttctcaATTCCAACTTTGTCCTCTCCGCCGTTGCCACAGGAATATCTCCCAGGAAATCAATTCTAA
- the hemgn gene encoding calphotin isoform X2, translating to MEEALQQEKQESEYKNPNEDQGGIRRRLRDRDLLRKRKAEAEEKETNQMESQRKRSRTDEKSGAKKRGRPRKTDPTPEISVIQEEAAVAQEGPAVVVVPEPVGIISGQTSGSLTPLLVVGSETLESQPAPVLAAPTSLPVFGSAQSSLFGPVLTSLDPVNQTPALVSPSVPAPSPAVVVDTAPIPVQGSAPAPDAIPVPALSQVPVPAAAPAPPQVETLYKESQGREALDQVLIEDLGPDEEEDINPLQDQRADEDLSETPSVSVPEQNKMFSIPTLSSPPLPQEYLPGNQF from the exons ATGGAGGAGGCTTTGCAACAAGAGAAACAAGAGTCGGAATATAAAAATCCCAATGAGGACCAag GTGGGATCCGTCGCCGACTGCGAGACAGGGATCTTCTCAGGAAGAGAAAGGCCgaagcagaggagaaggaaacTAACCA GATGGAGAGCCAGAGGAAAAGATCAAGGACCGATGAGAAGAGTGGCgcaaagaagagagggaggccCAGGAAGACTGATCCCACGCCGGAGATATCTGTCATTCAGGAAGAGGCAGCAGTTGCTCAGGAAGGTCCTGCAGTAGTGGTGGTGCCTGAACCTGTGGGGATCATCTCAGGTCAAACATCAGGCTCTCTGACCCCCTTACTTGTTGTGGGCAGCGAAACACTGGAGTCACAACCAGCACCTGTCCTTGCTGCCCCTACTTCTTTGCCCGTGTTTGGATCTGCCCAAAGCTCTTTGTTTGGTCCTGTTCTGACTTCTCTAGATCCAGTCAACCAGACTCCAGCTCTGGTTTCACCCTCAGTTCCTGCTCCATCTCCCGCTGTTGTTGTAGATACGGCTCCAATCCCCGTCCAAGgttcagctccagctccagatgCTATTCCGGTCCCAGCTCTGTCCCAAGTCCCCGTTCCAGCTGCAGCTCCGGCTCCTCCCCAGGTTGAGACCCTCTACAAGGAGTCACAAGGCAGGGAGGCCCTAGACCAGGTCCTGATTGAGGACTTGGGCCcagatgaggaggaagacatCAATCCATTGCAAGACCAAAGAGCCGATGAAG ATTTGAGTGAGACACCATCGGTCAGCGTACccgaacaaaacaaaatgttctcaATTCCAACTTTGTCCTCTCCGCCGTTGCCACAGGAATATCTCCCAGGAAATCAATTCTAA